The stretch of DNA GGGAGGGATTGTCATTGGGCAAGCAGCGGTTCAGGCAGGAATTGTAAGTAATATTATGGTGATAGTCGTTGCTATAACGGCAATTGCTTCTTTCATAATTCCGAGTTATGACATGGGGACAGCGATTCGAATGCTGCGATTTCCAATGATGCTGATGGCTTCTTTGTTTGGACTAACCGGAATCATGATCAGTTTTATGACATTGATGGCCCATTTAATTTGTCTTGAATCTTTAGGTACTCCCTATTTCAGTCCAATAGCTCCCTTCCGATTTGCTGATATGAAGGACTCATTTATTCGTTATCCACTATGGAAGATGGTGAAACGGCCTAAAAGTATAAGGACCAAACAAGATAATCGTCAGGGAGGAAACTGAAGGTAAGGGGAAAATATGAAAAAGTACACCTATAATGAAATCACTACTTTTCAATATGTTTGTTTAATAATAGGGACACAAATAGGGGCAGGCTTTCTAAGCCTTCCCAGTGTTCTTGCACAAAAGGCCGGATCAGATGGATGGATGGCAATCATCATTGGCTGGCTTTTTAGCATTGTGTCCAGTATTTTTTTGGTGAAAACGGCCGAAAAGTATCCGAATGAGACGATTTATGATATTCTAATTCGACTATTTGGCAAAATACTAGGAAAAGCAATCATTCTTATTTTTTTGCTATACTGCATCTGCTTTAGTTGGCTGATTATGATCAACACGTTGCTTTATATTAATGGGTGGTTTCTTCCCAATACTCCTGACTATATTATTGTGCTTATCTTTTCAATCCCGACATTATTAGTTGTCAGGAATGGTCTTCGCATTATTGGTCGATATGCGGAATTGGTTTTTTATCTTACGATGTGGTTTCCGCTTCTTTTTTTGCTGCCACTAAAGGATGGCAGTTTATTGCATTTACTTCCTTTGTTTAAAGTTGGCTGGAAGTCGATTGCTGCCGCTGAATTGCCGGCCATTTATTCTTTTTTTGGATTTGAGCTTACCTTTTTCTTTTATCCCTTTTTACAAAAAAAACAATATGCTGTTCGGGGGATTGTGGTTGCAAACACCTTTGTGATGCTATTCTATCTTATCGTCACTTTATGCTGTTTCGTGTTTTTTTCTCCCGATGATATTGCTGATTTTAATCAGCCTGTCCTAAATTTGCTTAAAGTGATTGAATTTCATTTTCTTGAGCGAATTGATCTGATCATATTGAATGTTTTGCTGCTTATTGCCTCAAGAGCCTGGATTATGTACATGTATTGTGCGGTCTATTGTTCGAGTCAATTAATGAAAAAACAGGATCACAGTGGACATGTTCCGGTTTTGTTAGGGTTATTTATTGGGGCCACATTTTTTATCCATCCCACATGGCTTCAATTTAAAACGTGGCAAAAATGGATTTCATATACTGGAATAGGGGTAGCTTTTATCTTTCCTCTACTATTATGGATCTACACTTCGATTTATGAGAAATACATACGGAGGAAATTCTCATGAGCAGAAAAATAATTTTATGCCTTGTCATTCTTATCATGGTAATATCCGGGTGTGATGCAGCACCAATCGAGGATTTGAGCGTTTCCTTAATATTAGGTCTCGATTTGGATGAAAATGACCAATTGTTAGTGTATATGTCAAGCCCTGTATTTAATAAGGAGGCAAAAGAAAAGGAGGAAGTGTATGAAGTTAAAACATTTTCTCTCCGGCAATCCCGAGAAAAATTTGATTCCAGAGTAATGGGCTTAACCGTAGGAAGTAAAACGCAAATTTTTTTATTGGGAAAACGCCTTCTTGAATCGAAAGATTGGTTTAACTATATCGATCCTTTTTTTAGAGATCCCAAAAATACAGCAAGCGCCCGAATCGTAGCCGTAGACGGGGCCGTATCCGATGTTATTTTTGCCAAACCTAACGATAAACCCCGCCTTCCGTTGTATCTTACGAATTTAATCGATACTACTGCCAAGAGGAATCTTGTGAAAAGAACGAACCTTCAGGATTTCCGCAGACAAATAAAGGATAAAGGGAGAACTCCTTGGATCCCCGAAATAAAAAAGGATAAAAGAATTGAAATAACCGGATCTGCACTACTTTCACAATCAGGCAATAATAAATTATCGATATCACTAGATGAAAATCAATTGTTAACCATTTTAGAAGGAAAGAAAAAAAAGGATTATTCCATTCTGGTACCTGTTTCTTTAAAATCCATGCAAACTAGTAAACCGTATATGAGTTTCACAATACCAAATATGAAGGTGAAGAAAAAGGTGGTCTATAATGGGCGGTTTATATATGATATAGATGTAAAAATAAAAATTGCGATCACAGAACAACTTTTCGCAATTGATTTAGAAAAAGAGTCTGCCCAGCTTGAAAAAAGCATTTCTAAAGAGCTTAAGAAAGAATTCAGCCAGTTGATCCGTAAAATCCAAAAGGCTCAAATTGACCCATTAGGGCTCGGTCTGTATGCCAGAGCCTACACCTATCCAGAATGGAAAAAAGTTCAGGATCAATGGGGGGAAACTTTAGAAAAAGCAAAAATAAACATCCATGTAAACACAGAAATTAAGAGCATAGGAACAATACGTTAAAAAATGGTATAAGGAAGCTAATTTGTGTATCATAAAAAGTGAATTGTCATTTTAGTATAGAGACTAATATTCTTTTTTTTTGATGAGTAAACAAGGCTGTTCAAAGTGGAACAATTAGCCCGTATTCAAACAACGCATATAAATAGAGCAGCACCTCCTGGTATTATCAACGTATCAATTTAGGAGGTGCTTTTCATATGTCACAGCAAAAACTTACTATTGTCCCCGTTACATAACATACCGAAAACAAAAATACTTCTGCAACAAATCCAGCTTGCTAACCTTTGCCCGTTTTGATCGTGTAAGTAGGAAATTCCCAATAAATGCAAACCTTTTCTAATTAGCGTCGTCTAAATTAGTAGAGGGGAGGAACGGATGTGGATGAATTAACGGTTGAATGGATTGCAGCCGAGAAGCCAGAAGAAACGATTCAGGAAATTATGAATCGTTATGGTCAAGAAGTCTTGCAGCTCGTCTATTCATATGTTGAAAATAAAGCGATTGCTGAAGATTTGACACAAGAGATTTTTATTAAATGCTATCGTTCGTTACATACTTTTAAAGGGCAAGCACAGTTGAAAACATGGCTATGGAGAATTGCTATTAATCATTGCAAGGATTTTTTGAAAAGCTGGTACAACCGAAGTGTGATTTCCACTGATGATTTTTCTGTGGCAGACTCAGTGAAAAAAGAAACGGTCGAGCAGTCAGTCATTCAGAAGGACGAAGATGAGATGCTAGCTTTCGCTGTGATGAAATTGCCAATAAAATATCGTGAAGTGATTCTTCTTTATTATTACGAAGAACTTGTGATTAAGGAAATTTCTGCGATTTTAGAAGTGAAGGAAAATACGGTTAAGACTCGATTGCGGAAAGCGAAAGCACTTCTGAAAGAAAGTTTGGAGGAATAAAGCGATGGAAGAGCGTTTAAAACGATTACGTCAAGCAATGAAAAATAATACTTTTCACAGTCTTAGCTTCACTGAGGCACATGAAAAACAAGTTCTGAAAAAAATCGACAATGAAGAAAGGGATGAAGAAATCCTATCTGCTGTTTTACAGTTATTCGTTCATGAGAAATCGGGTTATGAGTTAGCTCAGCTTTTACGAGTGAGAGGAATAAAAAGCTTTGAAAATAATGAAGGCTTTTTGTACACGTTAATCCATCAATTAGAACGAAAAAACTACTTACATACTCGCTGGGATGAGTCTGGTGTTAAACTTTACAAGTTAAATAAAAATGGGAGAAAGCTGCTGCAGTCAATGGAGGATGAATATGTGAAATTGCCGCCTCTATTCAAGGTATTGTTAGAAGGTTGGAAGAAATATGAAGGGCAACTCTAAACAGCATGATGAAGGGTTGGTGATTTTATGATGCTGAAAAAGGAGCAATCCTACATAACAGAAGTACTGAAACAAATTAAATCAAAGGAAGCAAAGGAGAATATCGAAGCCGAGTTAAGGCATCATTTACAAGAGACGAAGTGCACCTTAATAAAAGACGGATTAACTGAAGAGGAAGCGGACGAGAAAGCGACTGTCCAGATGGGAAATCCCACGAAATTAGGAATCGAGCTAAACCTGCTTCACCGTCCGCGAATTGATTGGATGATGCTCACTCTTCTGATCGTGACATTTGGCTTGAGCTATCTCCCAATGCTAACAATTCCATCGATAATGAATGGTGGTATTTATACTGGCAGCTATTATCTTGTCAATAAAGTGATTATTATCCTATTAGGAATGAGTATAGTAACAGGCATTATGTTCTTAGATTATCGGAAGCTGCGAAACTTTCAATGGGTTTTCTTTGGACTTGCAATCTTTATTTTTCTATTATTAGTTTTTGTACCAACTTCATATATGCATTGGGGTCCTAAGCTTGATATCGGTTCACTTACGATTGAAAGCTCAATGGCATTGCCGTTTCTTTATCTTTTTTGGGCAATTTTATTAAATAATAAAAAAGTGAATGTCTGGAAAGTTGGATTGGCATTTACTGTAACTTTTTTCTTCCTACAATTTTTAGGTTCATCTACTTTTTTGCTTATTTATGTGATTATGGTTTTTTCGATGGTTGTGTGGAGGCTAAGAAAGGCAGCCGGACCAGTGATCGGTTTATTTACATTTGTTTGCTTACTAGGCGTTGTGCCGTTCGTTTCTACTAAGGAGTACTGGCTAAGCAGGATTGCAGCTTTCGTAAATCCAGATCAAGATCCTCAAGGTATGGGCTATATGTATTTGCAGGTGAAAGAGTTAATGCAGAATGCTGGGTTGTTTGGAAACAGAAACTCTAATAAGATTGATTTTTTACCAGAGTCACATACGGATTTTGTGTTTGTTAATTTTACTTATCATTACGGTTGGGTTTTAGCGGGCATACTTGTACTGATATTAGCATTATTACTCGCCCGTATGATTGTTAGTATAGAAAAAATCAAGGATCCCTTTGGAAAAACGCTTATTGTTGGTGGGGCAGCCATTTTTTCAGTTCAATTTATTTTCAATATTGCGATGACAATCGGTTTATTGCCAATGACGGCAATGCCGCTGCCATTTATTAGCTATGGATTAATGCCAACAATGCTAAATTCGCTTATTGTCGGGATTTTTCTCAGTGTCTATCGTCGGAAAGACATTGTCAGATACGAGGCATCAGTCTAAATGAATCCAAATAACAGAGAAGCGTTTCATAAAGAAAGAGGATAGGGAGAGCGATTGCTTCATCTATCCTCTTTTTACTATATTGATTTGCAAGCTTTATCGCAGATTAACGGGCTGTAAAACCCCCACTTCAAGAAGTTAAGAATAAATTTATAAGTGGGGGATCAACAGCCCGTAAAAGCCCGACGACGGACAGGATGTCCTAGTCAGGCGAAAGCCACAGGACGTGGCGTTTTGAGCGTGATCGGTGAAATAAGAATTTTCTTTGGGCTTCAGCCCTTAGAAAATTCAATCAGGCTCAGCGTGATTAACAATCAGTGGAGGATGAAGGAAAACCCCCACTGATTGAGGTTTCACTTTATACGATATTGAGCTACTCTAGGGGAATACTCACAGTCGCAGATCCCTTTAAATAATTTTCGTAGCTATTGAAATAAATCCGAATTGGATTTGTTTTATTGCTTATGTCAAATGTGTAGGTTGATTCTGCCATCCCATCTCTATTGCTATGGCTAAAACCATTAGAATCAACAGCCTCTCCTTTTGCATCGACCGCTTGGAAAAACATTTGATAGAAATGATTTTCTTCTTCCGTCTTATAGTTAGCACGAATTGTATCATAACTATCAATGTTAATATTTACATCTACATTGTCGGGAATATAGAGAACTTTCTTCTTTAGAAAATCAACTTCGATATAATCCTTTCCTTTTGGCAATGCCTGAATATAATTGATTTGCAACGTCAAGCTTTTTGGTTCTCTAAAATAGTTGCTTTGAAAGAATAGTGATGCTTCTGGATCTCGCATACCTCCAAAGCCTGTAAATCCGTTTGTAATCGTACCCCATACTTCGCCTTTCTCATCCAATAAACGCATGCTTTTCATTTGCAAAATTTGCATGGTGTTTGCAGGATCGATGGCGATATCAAGCTTTGCGCGAAGCGGAGAAATCCTTAGCGATTTTACCGTAAATTTTTGCTCATCGATTTCTACCGTTTGATCCAATTTGTAATATTTACTTTCTGCGATTTTCTTTTGCAAAGTAAAAGGAATGTTGAAGGTTGTCTCATGCTCGTCTTTAAAGGAAATGGATAATTCGAAATTTGGATTTGTGTAGTTGATATTTTCATTAGAGGTTACCTCTATGATCTCTTCTATATGATTTGTCGGCTCTTTATCAGGCCAACTATATGTTAATCCAGCTTCTAGATCTTTATTATTTTGTCTAATCTCAACGCCTTTCGTGTCAAGGTCATGAATCTCGAATGGGGCATCAAGCTCGTAGTTAATAATCATGCCTGATTCATCCGCAATAATGCCGAGTAATGTAAACGTTAAATTATTTTTTGTTTCCGATATAATAAGCCCTTCATAATAATCATTTTTTAAAATATCCTCCACCCCTTTATCATAAGCAATCATTTCAACGAGTGGAGCAAAGCCTGGTATTTTCGCAACTGCCTGAGCAAAAGCAGGGGATACGCGGATTGTTGTAATAAAGAGTAGGATAAGAGCGGCTGTAACTGCAAACGTTCCTGTCCATCTTTTGCGATTACGTCTTTCACTTTGTCCTTTCTTTAGCCCGTTTGTCCTCGCATAGGAGAGTGCTTCTTTCGGAACAGGAATCGAATTAAGCTCATCTTTTAAAGTGGTGTATTCTTTCTCATTCATTTAAAATTCCCTCCTCTCGCTAAAATAATGGCGCAGCTTCCGAAGTGCTGTGTGCAGCCTAGATTTAACGGTTCCTTCAGGAATATTTTGCGCGCTCGCAATCTCAATATTTTTCATATCCTGAAAATATTTTAAATAAATTAATTGCTGCTGTTCATGAGGCAATTGCGAAATCGCTTCAACAATCTCTAGCTTGGGAGAATCATAGTACTGTCCTTCAACCTCCAACGTTTCCCGCAGCTCAATACGCCTTTTTCTTTTATGCATATCGTGGCACACATTGAGCAATATTCGAACGAGCCATGTTCCGACATAACGTGGCTCTTTAAGCGTATGAATTTTTTTATAGCATCTGTAAGTCGTTTCTTGAATGGCTTCAATCGCATCATGCTCATTTTTTAAATAAGCAAACGCGGTCCGATACATTGCATCTTCATATGCTTCTAGCACTTGTAAAAGAGCGTGCTCATCCCTTTTCATTGCTTTTTTACAATATCTATTTCAACCACAGCATTGCCTCCTTCACCCTGCTACTTATTAGACCTTGCAGCAGGTGAAATCGTTCATTATCTTTTCTCTAGTCACAGAAACCAGGAAACAAATGATCTGAGATCAGTTCTCTAATAATCATCGGTATATTTTGTATTAGGAAAAACAACGAAATTTTGAGACTAAAAACTATTATATTAATAGTTTTTTCAAACTAAGAAATTGCTAGGGTACTAGAGGAAACTTACTATTTAATTGAATATTAAATTAATTATGAATAATTTTAATTAAAATAATAATATTGTAATATATAAAAATAGTCAGTATAATACTATTCATGAAAGACAAATGTCTTTATAGGGTGGAATTTTAAGGAAGTGTCCATCAATTGAAGATATGAATGATCAAGAAAACTATAGTAATTGAACGAACACGATTAGATGAATTTTTGGATAGACCCTTAGGAATCAAGCTAGTGTATATCAATTAAAAGTCATCTATGTACTAATTTCTAAAAGTTACTTAACTCTATTAGAAATAAACAACTCGATATGATCAATATCGCAATTTTAACTAGGGAGGAACATCTATGAAAAGCTTACTGAAAAAGTGGAACCAAATAAGCCTAGTAAAACAGATAATCGTAGGTTTGATTATTGGTATTGCCCTGGCTTTAGCGATCCCAGAAACAGCAAAACCGATTGTCATTTTTGGCTCTTTATTTGTAGGTGCATTGAAAGCAATTGCACCAGTACTCGTACTGTTTTTGGTAATGTCGGCCATCGCTCAGCACAAGAGTGGTCAAAAAACGAATATGAAATCCGTTATCATACTTTATCTTTTAGGAACTTTTTTAGCTGGATTGATTGCCGTTATTGTTAGCTTTATTTTCCCTGTAAGTTTAACTCTTGTAAAGGGTGCTGAGGGTGTGACGCCTCCTAGCGGTGTTGTGGAGGTTCTTAAAACATTGCTGATGAATATTGTAGATAACCCAGTGAAGGCCATTTTTAATGGGAACTATATCGGTATTTTAGCTTGGGCGATTCTCCTTGGTTTGGCTTTAAGAAATGCTGCTGATTCGACAAAAACGATGATTTCTAATTTTTCTGATGCGATTTCCAAAATGGTTACATGGGTAATTAAGCTTGCACCATTAGGAATTATGGGTCTAGTATTTGAGTCTATTACGACTAATGGATTGGATGCCTTACTAAGCTATGGGAAATTACTTATCGTATTAATTGGTTGTATGCTCTTCGTGGCGCTGGTTGTCAATCCAATCATTGTGTATATGTATATTAGACAAAACCCATTCCCACTTGTGTTTAAGTGCATAAAGGAAAGCGGTATTACAGCGTTCTTTACACGCAGCTCTGCTGCAAATATTCCTGTAAATATGAGATTATGTAAAGAACTTGGTTTGAATAAGGATAGTTATTCCGTATCTATTCCCTTAGGGGCAACCATCAACATGGGTGGTGCAGCGGTTACTATTTCTGTCTTGACCCTTGCTGCGGTTAATACTCTTGGGATTCAAGTCGATCTTCCTACAGCTATCATTCTTAGCGTATTGTCAGCTGTATGTGCTTGTGGTGCTTCTGGGGTTGCTGGTGGATCCTTATTACTGATTCCTCTAGCGTGCAGCTTATTTGGAATCCCAGCTGATGTTGCTATGCAGGTAGTTGGAGTAGGCTTTATCATTGGTGTTCTACAAGACTCTTTTGAAACAGCACTTAACTCATCCACAGACGTACTTTTCACAGCAGCAGCTGAATATAAAGAGTGGCGTAAAGAAGGAAAAAAAATCGATATTAAGAAAATTGCATAAAGAATTTGTGATTGAACTGTATCCCAATTGGGATGCAGTTTTTTTATGAATAACGGTATTTAAAAAAATGAGTTGCTGATAGTGATATCTTTAGATAGACACTAATTTTTATGCATATTGATTAGTGTAAGAGCAATAGGTAAGTAAAGTGATTGGTAATGAGTAGCTAAACTTTTTTACCTGTCATTCATGATTCTTGATCAAATTATGTTAACATTAAAAATATACAGAAATCTATTATGGACGATTATTTGAAATTCTTGACACTTCTTTCCTTTATTTTCGTCCAATTAATAAGGTGAAAGGTATTATTTTTAATGTAAAGGGGGAACAGAAAGTGAAAAGGTTTTTACCTGGTGTAGTATTTTTATTAGCCGCCGGAATCCTTGCTAGCTGCACCAATCAAACAAATGCAGACCCGACGAAAGAAATAACTGAATTAAAAAAGCAAATTGAGCAGCTTTCATCTGAAAATGATGCACTAAAAAATACAGTGGAGGAACAAAAGAAAACCCTTGAGGAAACGACGAACAACGATAACTCTGTTATTCCCGCAAAAGATATTGAGAAATATCCGCAATCCCTATATAAGCAAACAAAACTTGATATCGATCAAGATGGAGAGGATGAAATAATTGAATTATATGTGAACGCTGGTAAAGGGGAAAATGGTGTGTTTGCTTGGGACGATGGGCAGACATGGTTGTTAGTAGTAAAAGACGGTGAGAAAACCTATCCTCTTTTTGATGAGTATGTTCAATTGGGGTCAATCGATTTTAGTACGACAACCTTTGATGAAAAGCCCGGAATTGTGATGCTTAAGATGCAGCATTCTGACAAATCCATTTACAAATTTGTATACGATCAAAATGCAAAGGGATTTGTTAAAGAAACCTTGTATAAAAAAGAAAATATAAATGATCAT from Cytobacillus dafuensis encodes:
- a CDS encoding GerAB/ArcD/ProY family transporter, whose amino-acid sequence is MKKYTYNEITTFQYVCLIIGTQIGAGFLSLPSVLAQKAGSDGWMAIIIGWLFSIVSSIFLVKTAEKYPNETIYDILIRLFGKILGKAIILIFLLYCICFSWLIMINTLLYINGWFLPNTPDYIIVLIFSIPTLLVVRNGLRIIGRYAELVFYLTMWFPLLFLLPLKDGSLLHLLPLFKVGWKSIAAAELPAIYSFFGFELTFFFYPFLQKKQYAVRGIVVANTFVMLFYLIVTLCCFVFFSPDDIADFNQPVLNLLKVIEFHFLERIDLIILNVLLLIASRAWIMYMYCAVYCSSQLMKKQDHSGHVPVLLGLFIGATFFIHPTWLQFKTWQKWISYTGIGVAFIFPLLLWIYTSIYEKYIRRKFS
- a CDS encoding sigma-70 family RNA polymerase sigma factor, with translation MDELTVEWIAAEKPEETIQEIMNRYGQEVLQLVYSYVENKAIAEDLTQEIFIKCYRSLHTFKGQAQLKTWLWRIAINHCKDFLKSWYNRSVISTDDFSVADSVKKETVEQSVIQKDEDEMLAFAVMKLPIKYREVILLYYYEELVIKEISAILEVKENTVKTRLRKAKALLKESLEE
- a CDS encoding DUF4179 domain-containing protein — encoded protein: MNEKEYTTLKDELNSIPVPKEALSYARTNGLKKGQSERRNRKRWTGTFAVTAALILLFITTIRVSPAFAQAVAKIPGFAPLVEMIAYDKGVEDILKNDYYEGLIISETKNNLTFTLLGIIADESGMIINYELDAPFEIHDLDTKGVEIRQNNKDLEAGLTYSWPDKEPTNHIEEIIEVTSNENINYTNPNFELSISFKDEHETTFNIPFTLQKKIAESKYYKLDQTVEIDEQKFTVKSLRISPLRAKLDIAIDPANTMQILQMKSMRLLDEKGEVWGTITNGFTGFGGMRDPEASLFFQSNYFREPKSLTLQINYIQALPKGKDYIEVDFLKKKVLYIPDNVDVNINIDSYDTIRANYKTEEENHFYQMFFQAVDAKGEAVDSNGFSHSNRDGMAESTYTFDISNKTNPIRIYFNSYENYLKGSATVSIPLE
- a CDS encoding PadR family transcriptional regulator codes for the protein MEERLKRLRQAMKNNTFHSLSFTEAHEKQVLKKIDNEERDEEILSAVLQLFVHEKSGYELAQLLRVRGIKSFENNEGFLYTLIHQLERKNYLHTRWDESGVKLYKLNKNGRKLLQSMEDEYVKLPPLFKVLLEGWKKYEGQL
- a CDS encoding FtsW/RodA/SpoVE family cell cycle protein, coding for MMLKKEQSYITEVLKQIKSKEAKENIEAELRHHLQETKCTLIKDGLTEEEADEKATVQMGNPTKLGIELNLLHRPRIDWMMLTLLIVTFGLSYLPMLTIPSIMNGGIYTGSYYLVNKVIIILLGMSIVTGIMFLDYRKLRNFQWVFFGLAIFIFLLLVFVPTSYMHWGPKLDIGSLTIESSMALPFLYLFWAILLNNKKVNVWKVGLAFTVTFFFLQFLGSSTFLLIYVIMVFSMVVWRLRKAAGPVIGLFTFVCLLGVVPFVSTKEYWLSRIAAFVNPDQDPQGMGYMYLQVKELMQNAGLFGNRNSNKIDFLPESHTDFVFVNFTYHYGWVLAGILVLILALLLARMIVSIEKIKDPFGKTLIVGGAAIFSVQFIFNIAMTIGLLPMTAMPLPFISYGLMPTMLNSLIVGIFLSVYRRKDIVRYEASV
- a CDS encoding sigma-70 family RNA polymerase sigma factor, encoding MKRDEHALLQVLEAYEDAMYRTAFAYLKNEHDAIEAIQETTYRCYKKIHTLKEPRYVGTWLVRILLNVCHDMHKRKRRIELRETLEVEGQYYDSPKLEIVEAISQLPHEQQQLIYLKYFQDMKNIEIASAQNIPEGTVKSRLHTALRKLRHYFSERREF
- a CDS encoding Ger(x)C family spore germination protein, which produces MSRKIILCLVILIMVISGCDAAPIEDLSVSLILGLDLDENDQLLVYMSSPVFNKEAKEKEEVYEVKTFSLRQSREKFDSRVMGLTVGSKTQIFLLGKRLLESKDWFNYIDPFFRDPKNTASARIVAVDGAVSDVIFAKPNDKPRLPLYLTNLIDTTAKRNLVKRTNLQDFRRQIKDKGRTPWIPEIKKDKRIEITGSALLSQSGNNKLSISLDENQLLTILEGKKKKDYSILVPVSLKSMQTSKPYMSFTIPNMKVKKKVVYNGRFIYDIDVKIKIAITEQLFAIDLEKESAQLEKSISKELKKEFSQLIRKIQKAQIDPLGLGLYARAYTYPEWKKVQDQWGETLEKAKINIHVNTEIKSIGTIR
- the sstT gene encoding serine/threonine transporter SstT: MKSLLKKWNQISLVKQIIVGLIIGIALALAIPETAKPIVIFGSLFVGALKAIAPVLVLFLVMSAIAQHKSGQKTNMKSVIILYLLGTFLAGLIAVIVSFIFPVSLTLVKGAEGVTPPSGVVEVLKTLLMNIVDNPVKAIFNGNYIGILAWAILLGLALRNAADSTKTMISNFSDAISKMVTWVIKLAPLGIMGLVFESITTNGLDALLSYGKLLIVLIGCMLFVALVVNPIIVYMYIRQNPFPLVFKCIKESGITAFFTRSSAANIPVNMRLCKELGLNKDSYSVSIPLGATINMGGAAVTISVLTLAAVNTLGIQVDLPTAIILSVLSAVCACGASGVAGGSLLLIPLACSLFGIPADVAMQVVGVGFIIGVLQDSFETALNSSTDVLFTAAAEYKEWRKEGKKIDIKKIA